The region CGTCACCGTCGAGGAGCCGGCCGAACAGCCCGCTGAGCAGCCCAGTGGCCAGCTCAACGGCCAGCTCAACGGCCAGCCGGCGGAGCAGGTTGTCGCCAACGGTTAGGCAGGTCGTCGGCTCCCCTTGAGCCGGCGACCCATCTCCCGGGCGATCTCCCGGTTGGCGTCCCGTTCGGCGAGCGCCTGGCGCTTGTCGAAGCTGCGCTTGCCGCGAGCGAGGCCGATCTCGACCTTTGCCCAGCCGTCGGCGAAGTACAGCGACAGTGGCACCAGCGTCAGCCCAGGCTCCCGTAGCTTGGTCAGGATCCGGTCGATCTCGACCCGGTGCAGGAGCAGCTTCCGGATCCGTCGGGGCGCATGGTTGGTCCAGGTGCCGTAGGCGTACTCGGCGATGTGTAGGCCGTACAGCAGTAGTTCGCCGTCGCGCTCCTGGGCGAACGCGTCCACCAGCGAAGCCCTGCCGGCGCGCAGCGACTTGACCTCGGTGCCGCGTAGCACCAGGCCAGCCTCGTAGGTGCGCAGGATGGCATAGTCGTGATGCGCACGCTTGTTCGAGGCGATGAGCTGTCGACCGGTGTTGCTGGGCACGTTGCCAAACATAGTCGGCACGAAGCCGCTGAACGATCCGGGCACGCTAACGAGCCGTTTGGCGGATATGTGCTCGGGGTGGGCTGAGGAAAGCCGGTTCTCGTGTCAGAATCTCCGCCATGACCAACGTCGCGTGTGTCGCATGTGGACACGACGATCAGGGCGACAGCTCATACTGCGTGAATCCCACGTGCGGCGCGCTGCTCTCCCCGGTCGACCGGACCACGTCCGCTCCGAGGCAGGAGGTCCGGCAAGACACGCGAGAAGTCCGGCGGGACGACGGCGGCATCGATACCGACTTGACCGGCACCGGCGCCGCTGACCCGGCCGCTGCCGATCGTGCCGGCCGGCGGCCCGCCGACCCCGCTCCGGCGGTTGTCGCCGGTCCGTCGGTCGAGAAGCGGTCCGGCCAGCGGCAGTTCGTGATCGCCGCCGCGCTGGTGACCCTCGTGGCGCTGACGGTGACCGCCTTCGCACTGCTGCGCGATGACGATCCAGTCGCCGAAGTTCCTCGGCCGACCCGTGGGTCGATGAGCCCCGAGATGGTGGCGCAGGTGATGGATGCCCGGCCCACCGAGGTGGAGGTCCAGGACGAGCAGAAGGCGGCGGTAGTGCGGTGGACCGCCGCCAACCAGAGCAATGGACAGCATCTGGTGCAGGTCCTCGCCGCCGGTACGGGAATGCGGTCCCGGGTCGACGCGGTGCCCATCGGGAATGGTGAGTTCCGCGTCGACGGGCTCGACCCGAACGCCGGTTACTGCTTCCGGGTCGGCACGGTGGTCTTCTGGGACACCCCTGCGGCGGTTACCTGGTCGGAGGCTCGCTGCATCCGCGGGGCTACGTGGCGCAGCCCGCTCGGATAGCAAAACCGATGATCGATCTGCTCCATCTGCTCCGCCGACAACGTCAGTATCGAGCCCTGGGAGAGTCGTGCAGTCGCGAACGGTGACGGTATTTGCCGGACTCGGCGCAGGTGTGGCCGTACTTGTCGCCGCGGTGGCGGTGTTGTGGCCGCCGCCAGAACGCGGGCAGACTGACCCGTCCCTGCCCGAACTACCCGACGCGGTGCAGGTCGCGGTGGACGAGGGGGGAATCGCCACCGCGGACTGTCCCAACGGCATGGACTGGCATACCGATGGGGTTCGCGGTGAGGTGGTCGACCTCAACGGCAGTAACGAGTACTGCGCGACGGCCGGGCCAATGGTGGACACGACCGCCAGTTACTCGGTGTCCGCCTGGGTGAAGCTCGCTGTCCCTCCCGGCAAGCTGGCCATGGCGGCCGTTGGCCAGGACGGCACCAACGCGAGCGGCTTCTATCTGCAGTACAGCTGGTATCACGGCAAGTGGGCGTTCAACTGGATGGAGGCGGATGTCATCGACCCGGCCGACAACGTCACGGCCACCTCGGACGAGCCGGTGACCACGGAGTGGACCCATCTGGTGGGCACCTACGACGCGAAGACGAAACGGATCCAGGTCTACGTCAACGGTGTACCGGGCACCACCCGGACCATCGGCAAGCCGTGGCGGGCGACCGGTCCGCTCACCATCGGCCGGGCGAAGTGGAACGGCCAGCCGAGCAACTACCTGCGGGGCAATGTCGACGACGTCCGGCTCTGGACCCGGGCGCTGCGCCCCGACGAAGTCGTCGGGCTCTTCACCGCCCCGCCGGCCGCGTGACCGGCACCCCTCACCGTTCGGCCGGCTCAAGTCGTACCACGATGGACTTCGAGGTCGGGGTGTTGCTGGTTTCGGCGGTTGAATCCAACGGCACGAGCACGTTCGCCTCAGGGAAGTACGCCGCGGCGCAGCCCCGCGCCGTCGGGTAGGCCACGATCCGGAACCGCTGCGCGCGGCGTTCCTGGACGCCGCCGGCACCGTCGGGCCACTCGCTGACGATGTCGGTGTACGCGCCGTCCGCGAGCTGCCGCTCGGCCAGGTCCGCCGGATTGACGAAGACCACCCGGCGGCCGCCGGAGATGCCCCGGTACCGGTCGTCCAGGCCGTACACGGTGGTGTTGTACTGGTCGTGCGAGCGCAGGGTCTGCAGGATCAGCCGGCCGGGCGGCACCCGGAGCACGTCGAGCCGGTTGGCGGTGAACATGGCCCGACCGGCGGCGGTGCCGAAGGTGCGGCTGTCCCGGGGGCCGTGCGGCAGCTGGAAGCCGCCCGGCTGGCGTACCCGGGTGTTGAAGTCGGCGAAGCCAGGGACGACCTGGGCAATCCGGTCCCGGATCAGGTCGTAGTCACCGACGAACGCCCGCCACGGGATCGCCACCCTGCCGCCGAGGACCCGTTCGGCCAGTTCACAGACGATCGCCACCTCGGAGCGGAGCGCCGGGTGCGCCGGGGT is a window of Micromonospora polyrhachis DNA encoding:
- a CDS encoding LamG domain-containing protein, translated to MQSRTVTVFAGLGAGVAVLVAAVAVLWPPPERGQTDPSLPELPDAVQVAVDEGGIATADCPNGMDWHTDGVRGEVVDLNGSNEYCATAGPMVDTTASYSVSAWVKLAVPPGKLAMAAVGQDGTNASGFYLQYSWYHGKWAFNWMEADVIDPADNVTATSDEPVTTEWTHLVGTYDAKTKRIQVYVNGVPGTTRTIGKPWRATGPLTIGRAKWNGQPSNYLRGNVDDVRLWTRALRPDEVVGLFTAPPAA
- the smpB gene encoding SsrA-binding protein SmpB, producing MPSNTGRQLIASNKRAHHDYAILRTYEAGLVLRGTEVKSLRAGRASLVDAFAQERDGELLLYGLHIAEYAYGTWTNHAPRRIRKLLLHRVEIDRILTKLREPGLTLVPLSLYFADGWAKVEIGLARGKRSFDKRQALAERDANREIAREMGRRLKGSRRPA
- a CDS encoding fibronectin type III domain-containing protein, whose product is MTNVACVACGHDDQGDSSYCVNPTCGALLSPVDRTTSAPRQEVRQDTREVRRDDGGIDTDLTGTGAADPAAADRAGRRPADPAPAVVAGPSVEKRSGQRQFVIAAALVTLVALTVTAFALLRDDDPVAEVPRPTRGSMSPEMVAQVMDARPTEVEVQDEQKAAVVRWTAANQSNGQHLVQVLAAGTGMRSRVDAVPIGNGEFRVDGLDPNAGYCFRVGTVVFWDTPAAVTWSEARCIRGATWRSPLG